One genomic segment of Brassica napus cultivar Da-Ae chromosome A3, Da-Ae, whole genome shotgun sequence includes these proteins:
- the LOC125589915 gene encoding uncharacterized membrane protein At1g16860-like, with protein MAGRIQSHQLPNGLYVSGKLEQPKDRPPTMAARAVPYTGGDIKNSGELGRMFDISLLNPQGGPPPLIVGGNSSGGNSRQHAPPRVSGSSSNPNSGSVRSGPNSGSMKKSSGPLSQLQPTGLITSGSLSGPIGSGSRRSGQMDRQVSNLGSSKAKYGSSVTCLNTDPVRVGFKVPKTVVWAVLIVAAMGLLVGAFLTVAVKKPVVIAAVIAAVVPAVVVLVWNCVWGRKGLLSFIKKYPDAELRGAVDGQFVKVTGVVTCGSIPLESSYQRTPRCVYVSTELYEYKGLGWRSANTKHRCFSWGSRHAERYVSDFYISDFQSGLRALVKAGYGSKVSPFVKPATVANVTTQNKDLSPSFLKWLSDRNLSADNRVMRLKEGYIKEGSTVSVMGMVRRHDNVLMIVPPAEPVSSGCRWWRCLLPTYADGLIVTCDDNQNADVIPV; from the exons CTTCCTAACGGACTCTACGTCTCGGGAAAGCTCGAGCAGCCTAAAGACCGACCACCGACAATGGCGGCTCGCGCCGTGCCTTACACCGGAGGCGACATCAAGAACTCCGGCGAGCTCGGAAGGATGTTCGACATCTCCCTCCTCAATCCCCAAGGAGGTCCACCGCCGCTCATCGTCGGCGGTAATAGCAGCGGCGGGAACTCGAGGCAGCATGCGCCGCCGCGTGTCTCCGGTTCTTCTTCGAACCCCAACAGTGGATCTGTTCGGTCCGGACCCAACTCCGGTTCGATGAAGAAGTCTTCCGGTCCACTCTCTCAGCTTCAGCCAACCGGTTTAATAACCTCCGGTTCGCTATCCGGTCCGATTGGGTCCGGGTCTAGACGGTCGGGTCAGATGGACCGTCAAGTGAGTAACTTGGGATCGAGCAAGGCGAAATACGGGTCGTCGGTGACGTGTCTGAATACCGAcccggttcgggtcgggtttaaagTACCGAAAACGGTTGTCTGGGCGGTGCTGATCGTGGCGGCTATGGGGTTGCTTGTGGGGGCGTTTCTAACTGTGGCGGTGAAGAAACCGGTGGTGATTGCGGCGGTTATAGCGGCGGTGGTTCCCGCCGTCGTGGTTTTGGTTTGGAACTGCGTTTGGGGAAGAAAAGGGCTGTTGAGTTTCATCAAGAAGTATCCAGATGCTGAGCTTAGAGGCGCTGTTGATGGACAGTTCGTTAAAGTTACTGGG GTTGTGACATGTGGAAGCATTCCTCTGGAGTCATCATACCAAAGAACACCAAGATGCGTCTATGTTTCCACGGAGTTGTATGAGTACAAAGGTCTTGGTTGGAGATCCGCAAATACAAAACATAGATGCTTTTCTTGGGGATCTAGACACGCGGAG AGATACGTTTCGGATTTTTACATATCAGACTTCCAATCTGGACTAAGAGCGCTGGTGAAAGCAGGATATGGATCAAAAGTTTCTCCTTTTGTCAAACCGGCAACAGTGGCTAATGTAACTACTCAGAACAAAGATTTGTCTCCCAGCTTCCTTAAGTGGCTCTCCGATCGCAACCTCTCTGCTGATAACCGTGTCATGCGTCTCAAAGAAGG ATACATAAAAGAAGGAAGCACGGTGAGCGTGATGGGAATGGTGAGAAGACACGACAACGTTCTGATGATAGTTCCTCCAGCAGAACCTGTCTCCAGTGGCTGCCGGTGGTGGCGTTGCCTCCTCCCGACCTACGCAGATGGCCTAATCGTCACCTGCGACGATAATCAAAACGCTGATGTCATCCCTGTCTGA